ATTAAATCTCCTTTTGTGGCTATGCCAAGAGACAGAGGAGTGACATCCACCAGAACCAAGTTTGGGACAATGCTATATTCTTCACTCAACAATGCAGCTTGAACTGCAGCACCATAAGCAACTGCTTCATCCGGGTTGATACTATTGCAAAGATCCTTTCCCTCAAAGAAACCCTGCAATAAACTCTGCACTTTTGGAATTCTTGAAGATCCACCAACAAGGACAACATCATGTACATCACTCTTGGCCATCTTGGCATCATCAAGACACTTCTGAGCAATCTCCATGCACTTCTCAAACAAGTCTTTGTTGAGTTCCTCAAACTTCACACGAGTCATTGATAAACGAAAATCAATGCCTTGAAATAAAGCATCTATCTCAATTATAGTCTCATTAGTATGTGAAAGTGTCCTTTTTGCTTTCTCGCATTGGTTTCTCAACCTCCTCAATGATTTGGGATTCCCTGTAATGTCAACTTTGTTCTTTCTTTGGAACTCTTGTACCGAGTGACTCACCATTCTGTTATCAAAATCCTCCCCTCCAAGATGAGTGTCTCCGGCAGTGGCCTTAACTTCAAAGTTATCACCTTCAATTGTGACTAGAGACACATCAAAGGTACCACCTCCAAGATCAAATACGAAAATATTTCGCTTTTCGGAACAGTTAGCTCTCTTTTGAAGGCCATATGCAAGAGCTGCTGCTGTTGGTTCATTGATGATTCTGATGACATTAAGGCCGGCAATGATGCCGGCATCTTTGGTGGCTTTTCGCTGCGAGTCATTGAAATAGGCAGGGACTGTAATCACTGCATTGTTCACAGAAGACTCCAAATAGGCCTCTGCAATCTCCTTCATCTTTGTGAGGATCATAGATGAGATTTCTTCAGCAGCaagacacttttcttttcttttgtaggtaACCATAATCATTGGTTTGTCATCAGCACCAGATACAACCTTAAAAGGCCACAACTTAAGATCATTCTCAATTGTGGGGTCTTTGAATTTTCTGCCAATCAACCTTTTAGCATCTACAAAAGAGTAAAATAACTTCATTATAGGTTGAAAGACAGAAAGCTgtgatatttttcatgttttctttgttCAATGTAGTTGAAGTAAGGAACCAAACTACCATAATATTGTTAGATGAATGTAGTAACTAACAATAAACGCTTCACAACAAAGGCAACTAACTTCAACTTAACTAACTTAAGTTTGGCCGTAGGATTAGTTGTTGGTGCAatcaaagagagaaaaagcagTACAAAGATTTGTACTATATATCTACAATCATCGTATGGTACAAAGCATTATGCAATTAATCCATGAAATTAACATGAAGGTGAGtgagatgaaactaaagatgttaCCAAAGATTGTGTTGGAGGGGTTGGCAGCAGCTTGATTTTTAGCAGCATCACCAATCAACCTTTGAGTATCAGTGAAGGCAACAAAAGAAGGTGTGGTTCTGTTGCCTTGATCATTCACAATAATCTCTGCACGACCATTTTGCTCTTCCCATGCAGCAACACAGGAGTATGTAGTTCCAAGATCGATTCCTATTGCACGACCCTTATGTTTTGTTGCCATAATTCAATTCTCTTTGTGAAAAACTGtgtataaattaaatatgaatatGAACAGCTTCTGAGTGTGtacatatatatagagagagaaagaaagatatACTAATAAAAGTTTATTTATGTTCCTTGAAACCATAAAatgaattagttattattaatgtattatacTAATATCAAGGGTCATGCTTAAAGTCACGAAACAGTAATTAACCAAACATTAATGAATGAAAATCATCACAACCTTGAAT
The sequence above is drawn from the Arachis hypogaea cultivar Tifrunner chromosome 4, arahy.Tifrunner.gnm2.J5K5, whole genome shotgun sequence genome and encodes:
- the LOC114925255 gene encoding heat shock cognate 70 kDa protein-like yields the protein MATKHKGRAIGIDLGTTYSCVAAWEEQNGRAEIIVNDQGNRTTPSFVAFTDTQRLIGDAAKNQAAANPSNTIFDAKRLIGRKFKDPTIENDLKLWPFKVVSGADDKPMIMVTYKRKEKCLAAEEISSMILTKMKEIAEAYLESSVNNAVITVPAYFNDSQRKATKDAGIIAGLNVIRIINEPTAAALAYGLQKRANCSEKRNIFVFDLGGGTFDVSLVTIEGDNFEVKATAGDTHLGGEDFDNRMVSHSVQEFQRKNKVDITGNPKSLRRLRNQCEKAKRTLSHTNETIIEIDALFQGIDFRLSMTRVKFEELNKDLFEKCMEIAQKCLDDAKMAKSDVHDVVLVGGSSRIPKVQSLLQGFFEGKDLCNSINPDEAVAYGAAVQAALLSEEYSIVPNLVLVDVTPLSLGIATKGDLMSVVIPKNTVIPVKMGAVFATIEDNQSTASFPVYEGERTKAKENNLLGKFKLSGLPLAPRGYPMNVSFELDFDGILKVSAEDETTGSKNGITITNEKGRLSSAEIKRMIEEAALFREEDKKFKKMVEAKNALDEYIYRMEKAMKDSDVSSKVSPSEKQRIMASLREGKRLLRSEEQHTEASVFEDFIKKLQKICQVIVINKVREYSDEDSDSDDCY